AATGGCTTGGAACTCTGTGGAAAAATTCGCACTTTTCCAAGTACACAAACCATTCCTGTTACGTTATTAACCGGTAAAGGTTTTGAATTCGATCATGATGAATATATGCAAACATTAAAAATAAATAACGTCATGGTGAAGCCCTTTAGCCCCAAAAAATTATTAACACAAGTCCAAGAAAGCCTCAACATCACTAATGATGTGATTGCTTAGACTCCCAACAATATAAACTTACTGAAAATATCTACCATGCGAAATTATTATGCTGCCATCCAGTTCTGGTCCTATGCACTGTTGGTAGTTTGCCTTTGTCCGCTCGCCGTTTTGCTGGGTACGTACATGGACTGGCCACTTGGTGCAGCTCCGTTGCTACTACTCACGCTACCCACGATTCTGGCAGCAGTGTCTTCACCTCGGATCTGTTACTGGACGATTACTGTACTAGCTGTTTGCGCCTGTTTTGCTGAAATCCTTTTCAGAACCGATCTCAGTGAAGTTAACACCACTTATCTCTTCAGCATCCTGAGCGCTGCTGTACTCGTAGGAATGACGTTATTGATTGATCTCTATATCGGCAAACTGCGAGGGACCATTTCTCAGTTTGATGCACAAAACGATGAATTGGTTCGTCGGCTCTATGAATCCCAGAAAGAATCCACATCTAGTTTCGATAACAAAGACTCAGTTTCTGAAACAGAATCAGATGAAACTTCTGATACGGACTCTGCAGAGAAGGATGTTAACTATCCGTTATTGTTATTGACACTGCAGGATATTGGCCGACGTATTTCTACCAACCAATCTAATGAGTCACTGATTCCTACCGTCATCAGCACTGCTAAAGCTTCTTTGCAATGTGAACATTGTCAGGTATATCTATGGGATAGCAAAGTACGTGCTCTGAAAAATCCGCTCCCTGCTCGATCGCGTGACAAACTGGATTACCGACCCGATTCAAATCAGGGAGTTGCTGCATGGGTGATCGAGAATCGTCAGATTGTGATGCGAAACGATGCAGATCAGGACTATCGACTGAAAAGGATCTTGGAAGAAGATCCTCATATGCCGGATGCCATTGCTCCTTTGACAGTTGGTTCAGAATTAATCGGTTTGCTGATAATCGACAAGGTCGATCTTGACTCTCCTACGATTGGAAGATTGATTTATATTCTTTCGAATATCTATGCCTTGGGTATTAAGAATTCTCAGTTATTCAAACGCATTGAAGAGATGGCGAGTCGCGATGGTTTAACGGGATTGTTTAATCACGCAACCTTCCAGGAAAAACTGCAACAACTGACAAAAACAGCGGATGCACAATCGACTACGCTCAGTATCATTATGAGTGACATCGATCATTTTAAATCATTCAATGACACGTTCGGTCATCAGGCAGGAGATTTTGTTTTAAAAGAAGTAGCCCGTATCTGGAAAACAGTGATGCCGGAAAATGCTATCGTTGCTCGCTATGGTGGTGAGGAATTTATCGGTGTGCTGATTGATCACGAGTATTCACAGGCAATGCAGATTGCTGAAGACTTACGAGAAACACTGGAAAATTGTCCTATCTTGTTTGAGGGACAACAACTTCAAGTAACAGCCAGCTTTGGAGTGACTGAATATAAACATCCTGCTTCCAATACCAACGAGTTCGTTCGAATTGCAGACGAATACTTATACAAGGCCAAAGAAAACGGCAGAAATCGAGTGGTAGGAATGGCTCCAAATTCGACAAGAAAACCTAGTTCATAGACTCAAATACCATGCAGATTACAACAGAAATTTTTGGAACTGTGTTGGTTGCTCATACACCAGACGAATTGACGGATGATACGTCCACAGAATTCGTGAATGCGCTTTCAGAAGCCATAAATGATCAACATTTTCAGGTTGTTCTGCAAATGGATCGTAGCGAATTGCTAGACAGTGCAGGTTTGACTGCACTACTGGATTTACAAGATTTGACTCGCGAACGAGGTGGAAATCTCAAAATTAGTGGTTTGGAAGATCCCGGTAAAAAAATTCTGGAAATGACAAGGCTTGATCAACGATTTGATCTTTTTGACTCAGTAATTGATGCGGTTTCCAGTTTTCAATAAATAAACTGTACCTCGATATGAATAAAAATTCCTTATTACAGCCTAAAATGCGACTCGGTGATCTACTCATCTATAGAGGGTATATTACTCTAGAACAGTTAGAGTCTGCGCTTGAGGAGCAAACAAATGGCGATGGAAGTCAGTTATTAGGTGAATTGCTGGTCAATAATGATTATTGCACCGAGGAACAGGTTTTAGAATGTTTGGCCCTGGAGTTTCGGATTCCTTATGTCCAACTCGATAGCCGGATGTTCGACTCTAAAGTCTTTGATGAACTTCCACGCGAATTTGTGGAAAAACACACGGTACTCCCGCTCTTTAAAGTACGAAATGTTCTAACTGTTGCCGTTGCAGAACCAACGAATGTCTTTTTAGTTGATCAACTACGAGATTTAACAAAAGCAGAAATTCAAATTGTCGCTGCAAGCGCCAAAGAGATTCGACGTATGGTGCAAACCTATATGCCGAATACGAATGTGTTTGTGATCGATGATATCATCGATGATGCGAATGGCACCAATGTCGAACTGATTGAAGAATCTATTGATGATATCGGTTTTGATGTTGAATTTGCCGGCCAAAGTCCGATTATCAAACTGGTAAACTACATCGTTTACAATGCTGTTCGCGAAGGCGCCAGTGATATTCACATCGAGCCTACTGAGCAGCAATTACGTGTGCGGTATCGAGTGGATGGTGTTCTGCAACAGGCGCTTGAACCACCAGTGCATTTAGCTCCCGCTGTTTCTTCTCGTATCAAAATCATGGCCAGTCTCGACATCAGTGAACGTCGTCTACCACAAGATGGTAGAATTCATGTACTCATGGAGGGACGTCCAATAGACTTACGTGTCAGTACGTTACCAATGCCCAATGGTGAAAAAGTCGTTATCCGAATTCTCGACAATCGGAGTGTCAACATTTCGTTGGAACAATTGGGATTCAGCTCAGAAGTATTAGAAAACTTCACCGAACAATTGGAAAAACCAAATGGGATTATTTTGGTAACGGGTCCTACAGGAAGTGGAAAAAGCACCACGTTATATGCTGCTTTAAACGCTGTCAGTTCTATCGAAAAGAATGTATGTACTGTCGAAGATCCAATCGAATATCAGCTTCCTGTTATCAATCAATTTCAAGTCAACGAAAAAATCGGGCTTTCATTTGCATCCATTCTGCGGAGCCTGTTACGCCAAGATCCTGATGTGCTCATGGTTGGTGAAATTCGAGATCAGGAAACGGGCAAAATTGCCATTCAGGCAGCGCTGACCGGTCACTTGGTGTTCAGCACGCTACATACCAACGATGCCATCTCAGCAATCACGCGCTTAATTAACATGGGTGTTGATGATTATCTAATTGGAGCAGCGGTAAACATGGTTCTTGCACAACGACTTTGTCGGAAAATTTGCCCCAAATGTAAAACACCATATGAATTACCAAAGTCAATGCAACTTGCTGTTGAGCGTGCCGGACTCGACCAGGGTGAATTTTACAAAGGTAGTGGCTGCAAACGTTGCCGAAACACAGGATTTTCAGGCAGAATCGGAGTTCATGAACTACTGACGATTGATGATCAACTACGTGAATTAATCACAACAGATCCTACGGTGGCTACCGTGAAAGAGTATGCAAAAAACAGCGGCATGATCCCCCTGAGATACGATGCGCTCCGCAAGGCACAAGAAGGACTGACTACGATTGAGGAAGCACTTAAGGTGAGTGACGAAGCATGGGCTCCTCAAAATTCGTTGATAAATCAATAAAAACACTTTTTCTATACGACTGAAACCAAATACTTTAAGGTCTGAGAAAGCGACTCAAACATGGAAATAAATGACCTTTTACACGCCGCTGTTGACAGTGATGCCTCAGATATCTTGTTGGTTACTGATGCGCCTCCTATTTTTCGTATTGATGGAAAGCTGGAAACCACTGCATTGGAACCGCTTGATCCTGAAACGATCCGGGATCTTTGCGATCAGATATTGAAAGACAAACAGAAAGAGACACTCGAAAAGCAACAAGATGTCGATTTTGCTATTACGGTTCCACGCTTAGGCCGGTTTCGTTTTAACATTCACGTACAACGTGGTTCATTAGCGGCAGCCATTCGTCGTTTCTCGAATGAAGTATGTAATTTGAGTAATTTGGAATTACCACCAATCGTCGAAGAGTTAACCCGCTTAAAATCTGGTTTGATTCTGGTGACAGGCCAAACAGGTTCCGGCAAATCCACAACTCTGGCTGGAATGATTCAAGCCATTAATGAACGGGATTCAAAACATATCATTACGCTGGAAGACCCGATCGAATATCAATTTCAGCATAGCAAGTCGCTCATTGAGCAACGCGAAATTGGAGAGGATTGTCCCAATTTTTCTTCTGGACTGAAACATATTCTAAGACAAGATCCTGATGTGATTCTGATTGGCGAGTTGCGAGACTTAGATACGATTCGAGTTGCCCTTCAAGCTGCAGAAACCGGACACCTGGTCTTGGCATCGCTCCACGTTTCCAGTGCCGCTGGAGTTGTTGATCGACTCGTGGAAGTCTTTCCACCGGAAGAACAATCGCAGATTCGCAGTCACCTTGCGGAATCATTACGAGCGGTGATTACTCAACAACTGTTACCCGCGGCTTTCTCCAAAGGACGGGTTGCCGCAGCAGAAATTATGGTCATTAACCGTGCGATTCAAACGAGCATTCGCGAATCAACGACTCATCTGATTCCAGGTGTGATTTCCACGAATCGACGTATGGGAATGCAAACCATGGAACAGGCCTTAAAAGATCTGTTATTAAATGGAAGAGTAGATCCAGAAATCATTGATGAACATTTGCAAGAACTACGTGGTGAATCAATCAAAGAACAATCCCAGGGGTTACTGACTTAAAGTAGCGATCTATTAAAGGCTGAATCATGCAATTCACTTATATAGCACGAAGCTCAAACGGCCAGAATCAGACTGGTGAATTGGTAGCTGATTCCCGAGATGAAGCAGTGATCAAGTTACGCCAGGAAGGTCTCTTTCTGCTCTCTTTAGAAGAATCGGATGAACTTTCCAAAGAAGGCCTTTCAAGTTCGATCAAAAAACGTGTTACACGGAAAGAAATCATTTATTTTACCAATCAGTTGGCCATCATGGTCGATGCTGGTGTTCCTGTTGCTATGGCACTGGAGGGAATCTCCAAACAGGTCGAAAATCCGACACTAGGCACTATACTGGAAGAGATCCAGAAAAATGTAGAAGCTGGTAGCGATCTTTCTTCTGCATTAGCTGATTTTCCTCGATACTTTGACCAAACATACGTCAATCTGATCAAGGCCAGCGAAGCCAGTGGAACAATGCCTCAAATGTTGAGCCGTATTGCCACTCAAGCCGAAGAAGAACAGGAAACTATACAACAAGTCAAAGGTGCCCTGATCTATCCGGCCATCATGTTGTTGATGTGTATTGGTGTTTGTATTTTTCTATTAACTTATGTTTTTCCCAAGTTGATGCCCATGTTTGCGGCACGTGGAGCAGCAGTACCTGCTCCAACAAAAGTCATGATGTTTGTCTCAACTATGATTACCTCTTATTGGTATTTGTTAATACTATTTTTGGTACTTTTAGGAGTGGCCGCATATTACATTCGGTCAAAAGATTGGGGTAAATCTGCAATTGATTGGACCATTATCCGGTTGCCTGTGTTTGGTACGATGTTAAAAAAACTGGCAATTAGTCGCAGCATTCGGACTTTAGCAACCACTATTAATGCAGGAGTTCCCATGCTCGAAGCCATCGAATTGAGCGCGGGAGTCACGGATAACACTCATTTCAAACAGAGTTGGGCAGATATCGGCGAACAAGTCACAACGGGCAAGCAAATTCATGAAGCACTGGAAGGAAAAACGTTATTTCCTCCCACCATGCAGCAAATGATTGCCTCTGGGGAATCGACGGGGCGATTGGGGATGGTGTTAAATAAACTAAGCGATTACTTTGATCGAGAAGTAAAGATTGCCATTAAATCAGCTACTACATTGATTGAACCGGTCATGGTGGTTTGTATGGGTTCAATTATTGGATTTATTGCCTTGGCGATGTTACTTCCTATTTTCACGCTAAGCACAAGTCACTAAGAAGTTGGCTTGTCTTTGTTTTCAGCCGGGGGATCCACTGGTTTCTCAGAAGCTGGTTCTTTCGATGTTTCTTCTGGACGATCGTCTTTTTGAGTAGACTGCGATTTGTTCTCCGTTGGTTTTTCTCCTTGCACAGCCTCCAACAGTTCCTGATTTTGAAATTTTTCCTGCGAAAACGCCTTCAATTCAGTATTGAATATCTGAACCAATGCATGAAGACAGGAAGCAACGATCGGACCGATAAACACCCCCCAGAGTCCCATCATTTGCAAGCCACCTAACACACTGACGAAGGCCAAAAGCGGGTGCAATTTGGCATCGCTCTGCAGAACATAAGTACGGATGATATTATCCATCGTTCCCACAACGAGTGTTCCCACGGCCGTCAGAAAAATGGCAGAACCCCAATGACCTTGATACACGAGCCAGCCAGCACAAGGAACCCAAACTAACCAGGATCCCGCTAAGGGAACCAATGAAGTAATTGTTGCTAATATCAGGAAGATAATAAAATGGTCAAAACCAACCACATACAATGCGAGCGCAGTTGTCAGACCTTGTCCTAATGCCGCGAGAAATGTGGCTAGCACAACAGCACGAACAACTTTTTGAAATTGATCGATCAATTTCTT
The Gimesia aquarii DNA segment above includes these coding regions:
- a CDS encoding GspE/PulE family protein — translated: MNKNSLLQPKMRLGDLLIYRGYITLEQLESALEEQTNGDGSQLLGELLVNNDYCTEEQVLECLALEFRIPYVQLDSRMFDSKVFDELPREFVEKHTVLPLFKVRNVLTVAVAEPTNVFLVDQLRDLTKAEIQIVAASAKEIRRMVQTYMPNTNVFVIDDIIDDANGTNVELIEESIDDIGFDVEFAGQSPIIKLVNYIVYNAVREGASDIHIEPTEQQLRVRYRVDGVLQQALEPPVHLAPAVSSRIKIMASLDISERRLPQDGRIHVLMEGRPIDLRVSTLPMPNGEKVVIRILDNRSVNISLEQLGFSSEVLENFTEQLEKPNGIILVTGPTGSGKSTTLYAALNAVSSIEKNVCTVEDPIEYQLPVINQFQVNEKIGLSFASILRSLLRQDPDVLMVGEIRDQETGKIAIQAALTGHLVFSTLHTNDAISAITRLINMGVDDYLIGAAVNMVLAQRLCRKICPKCKTPYELPKSMQLAVERAGLDQGEFYKGSGCKRCRNTGFSGRIGVHELLTIDDQLRELITTDPTVATVKEYAKNSGMIPLRYDALRKAQEGLTTIEEALKVSDEAWAPQNSLINQ
- a CDS encoding PleD family two-component system response regulator; this encodes MVPLIYVCDDDSHIVRAISMKLKKAGFEVEGFRDGFCCWEKVQQQAPDMIITDLQMPRMNGLELCGKIRTFPSTQTIPVTLLTGKGFEFDHDEYMQTLKINNVMVKPFSPKKLLTQVQESLNITNDVIA
- a CDS encoding STAS domain-containing protein, encoding MQITTEIFGTVLVAHTPDELTDDTSTEFVNALSEAINDQHFQVVLQMDRSELLDSAGLTALLDLQDLTRERGGNLKISGLEDPGKKILEMTRLDQRFDLFDSVIDAVSSFQ
- a CDS encoding type IV pilus twitching motility protein PilT; the protein is MEINDLLHAAVDSDASDILLVTDAPPIFRIDGKLETTALEPLDPETIRDLCDQILKDKQKETLEKQQDVDFAITVPRLGRFRFNIHVQRGSLAAAIRRFSNEVCNLSNLELPPIVEELTRLKSGLILVTGQTGSGKSTTLAGMIQAINERDSKHIITLEDPIEYQFQHSKSLIEQREIGEDCPNFSSGLKHILRQDPDVILIGELRDLDTIRVALQAAETGHLVLASLHVSSAAGVVDRLVEVFPPEEQSQIRSHLAESLRAVITQQLLPAAFSKGRVAAAEIMVINRAIQTSIRESTTHLIPGVISTNRRMGMQTMEQALKDLLLNGRVDPEIIDEHLQELRGESIKEQSQGLLT
- a CDS encoding type II secretion system F family protein encodes the protein MQFTYIARSSNGQNQTGELVADSRDEAVIKLRQEGLFLLSLEESDELSKEGLSSSIKKRVTRKEIIYFTNQLAIMVDAGVPVAMALEGISKQVENPTLGTILEEIQKNVEAGSDLSSALADFPRYFDQTYVNLIKASEASGTMPQMLSRIATQAEEEQETIQQVKGALIYPAIMLLMCIGVCIFLLTYVFPKLMPMFAARGAAVPAPTKVMMFVSTMITSYWYLLILFLVLLGVAAYYIRSKDWGKSAIDWTIIRLPVFGTMLKKLAISRSIRTLATTINAGVPMLEAIELSAGVTDNTHFKQSWADIGEQVTTGKQIHEALEGKTLFPPTMQQMIASGESTGRLGMVLNKLSDYFDREVKIAIKSATTLIEPVMVVCMGSIIGFIALAMLLPIFTLSTSH
- a CDS encoding sensor domain-containing diguanylate cyclase; this translates as MRNYYAAIQFWSYALLVVCLCPLAVLLGTYMDWPLGAAPLLLLTLPTILAAVSSPRICYWTITVLAVCACFAEILFRTDLSEVNTTYLFSILSAAVLVGMTLLIDLYIGKLRGTISQFDAQNDELVRRLYESQKESTSSFDNKDSVSETESDETSDTDSAEKDVNYPLLLLTLQDIGRRISTNQSNESLIPTVISTAKASLQCEHCQVYLWDSKVRALKNPLPARSRDKLDYRPDSNQGVAAWVIENRQIVMRNDADQDYRLKRILEEDPHMPDAIAPLTVGSELIGLLIIDKVDLDSPTIGRLIYILSNIYALGIKNSQLFKRIEEMASRDGLTGLFNHATFQEKLQQLTKTADAQSTTLSIIMSDIDHFKSFNDTFGHQAGDFVLKEVARIWKTVMPENAIVARYGGEEFIGVLIDHEYSQAMQIAEDLRETLENCPILFEGQQLQVTASFGVTEYKHPASNTNEFVRIADEYLYKAKENGRNRVVGMAPNSTRKPSS